GGATCGTCGAATTGCTGACCCGCGTCGGGATCCGTGACCCCGAGACCCGGCTTCAGGATTATCCGCATCAGTTCTCGGGCGGGCAGCGTCAGCGGATCATGATCGCGATGGCGCTGGCGAATGGCCCCGAATTGCTGATCGCAGATGAGCCGACGACCGCACTCGATGTCACGATACAGGCGCAGATTCTGGACCTTCTGGCGCAGCTCAAGCGGGATGAGGGGCTGTCCATGCTGTTCATCAGCCATGATCTGGGCATCGTCCGCCGCATTGCCGACCGGGTCTGCGTGATGAAGGACGGGGTGATCGTGGAACAGGGTCCGGTCGAGGCGATTTTTTCGGAGCCGCGCCACCCCTATACCCGCAAGCTTCTGGCCGCCGAACCGACGGGCCGCGCCGATCCCGTGCCTGAAACGGCCCGTACTATCGTTCAGACGGATGATCTGAAAGTATGGTTCCCGATCAAGCGCGGCCTGCTCCGTCGGACGGTCGGGCATGTGAAGGCCGTGGATGGCGCGACGCTGTCGCTGCGCGAGGGCGAGACGCTTGGCATTGTGGGCGAATCGGGGTCGGGCAAGACGACGCTGGCGCTGGCGATCATGCGGCTGATCGAAAGCGACGGGCCGATTCTCTATCTGGGCGACGATATTTCCGGCTGGCGTGCCAGTCGCCTGCGCCGCTTGCGCCGCGATATGCAGATCGTGTTTCAGGACCCGTTCGGCAGCCTGTCTCCGCGCATGACGATTGAACAGATCATCGCCGAGGGGTTGGGCGTTCACGGCGTCGAAAAAGGCCGGAATCGGCGCGAGATGGTCGCCGCGATCATGACCGAGGTCGGGCTGAACCCCGACAGCATGCATCGCTATCCGCATGAGTTCTCCGGCGGGCAGCGTCAGCGCATCGCCATTGCCCGCGCCATGATCCTGCAACCGAAAGTGGTTGTGCTGGACGAGCCGACCAGTGCCTTGGACATGACGGTGCAGGTCCAGATCGTCGAGCTTCTGCGGAAATTGCAGCGCGATCACGGGCTGGCGTTTCTGTTCATCAGCCATGATCTCCGGGTTGTGCGGGCCATGTCGCACAAGATCATGGTGATGCGTGCCGGTGAGGTTGTCGAGCAGGGAAGTACCGGCAAGATCTTCGACGCGCCGGAAACCGAGTATACATGTCAATTGATGGAGGCCGCGTTCCGCGATCGTCCCGTATGAAGATCCTGCTTGTTCATCAGAATTTCCCCGGCCAGTTCCTGCATCTCGCCCCCGAATTGGCGCGGCGTGGGCATGAGGTTCTGGCGCTGACCGATCAGAAGAATGACCGGCCAAGCCCGGTGCGTGTGGTGAAATACAAGACCCCCGTCGATATCACGTGCAGCCAGACATTCGCCGAAACCTATGCCAATTATGTCGAGCGCGGCTTCATGGCGGCGCGGGGGGCGCGGGCCTTGCGCGACCGGTATAATTATTATCCCGATGTAATTTTCGGCCATTCCGGCTGGGGCGAGACCCTGTTCCTGCGCGAAATCTGGCCGGACGCGAAGCTGCTGGTTTATGCGGAATTGTTGTACCGCACACGCGGGCACGATGTCGGCTTCGATCCCGAAGTCGTTAAAAATCTGGATAATTCCCGCTTCGCGACCACGGCACGCAATGCGCATCTGGCGATGGGTATCCTGCAATGCGACGCGGCGCTGTCTCCGACCCGTTATCAGGCGGGCAGCTTCCCTCCCGAGCTACAGTCGAAAATCACCGTGATCCATGACGGAATCGACAGCGAGAAGATGCGGCCCGAGCCGGATGCCGAAGTCACCCTGCCGAATGGCAGGGTCCTGCGGGCCGGGGATGAGGTGCTGACCTATGTGTCCCGTTCACTTGAGCCCTATCGCGGTTTTCACATCTTCATGCGGGCCTTGCCGGACGTGCTAGAGGCGCGGCCCGATGCTCAGGTGGTGATGATCGGGGGCGATGGGGTCAGCTATGGCGGAAAGCCGCACGACGCCGAAAGCTGGAAAGCAAAGATGCTGGCTGAAGTCGGCGACAGGCTGGATCTCAGCCGGGTGCATTTTCTGGGCCGGGTCAACTATGGCGATTACCGCCGCGTAATTCAGGTCGGGCGGGTCCATTGCTATCTGACTTATCCTTTCGTCCTGTCATGGTCGCTGACCGAGGCGATGTCGGCGGGTGCCTATATCGTCGCATCCGGCACCGAGCCGGTGCGTGAGTTGATCCGGGACGGCGAGAATGGCAGGCTGGTGCCGTTTTTCGATATTCCGGCCCTGTCCGGAGCGCTGATCCGGGGGCTGTCGAATGAAGACCCCGATGCCGGAGCGCTGCGCCGTGCTGCGCGTCAGACCATTCTTGACGGCTATGATCTACGCCGTCACAGCCTGCCGCGCCTGGTTGAATGGGTTGAACGGTTTGGCCCGCCTCCGGGACCCGCGCCGGGAGGTTCCGGCCTGTCCCGGCTAGAGAGCGGGCAGGGTGATCCGGGCTGACAGCCCGCCCAGATCGTCGTCGCGTCCCAGTTTCAGCGTGCCCCCATTCAGCGCCGCCAGATCGGCCACGATGGCCAGACCAAGGCCTGAACCCGCGCCGCGCTCGTCCAGCCTTGTGCCACGCGACAGGGCGCGGGCGTAATCCTCATCCGCCATGCCCGGGCCGTCATCGCAGATCGTGACCGTGATCCGCCCCTCATCCAGACCGGCGCGGACCATGATCCGGCTTCTGGTCCATTTCGAGGCGTTCTCCATCAGATTTCCCAGCATTTCCTGCGCGTCCTGCTGTTCGACAGGCAGGGAAAAACCGGGCGGTATCTGCTTCTCCAGCGTGATTCCGGCATCCTGCAGGGTGTGGCGCAGCACCAGAGAGATATCCTCGACCACCGGGGCGAGTTCGGTTCGCTGACCCAGAACGCGGCGACCGCCTGCCGCGCTGCGGGCGCGTTTGAGATGCCAGCCGATCTGGCGATCCATCCGCTGGATCATCGCCTGACGCGGATCGTCGGCGGCCATCTCTCCCTGAAGCGCCATCAGCGGCGTTTTCAGCGAATGCGCGAGATTGCCGATCTGTTCCCGGGTGCGGGCAAGCTGTTCGCCGTTGCGCAGGATCAGCGCGTTGATTTCATCTGCGACCGGCTGCAATTCGGCGGCGTCGGGACGGGGCAGGGCATTTGCCGAACCGCTATGGACCTTGCGCAGATCCTGACCCATCCGCTTCAGCGCAGAGAGCCCCGCCGTTACCTGCAACAGCACCGCAAGCGCCAGCCCGACCCCCAGAACGATCAGCGTCAGCGCCAGAGGACGCCGCACAGCGGCCAGAGCGGTGTCGATTTCGGCCTGAGGAACCGTTACCGTCGCGGTCAGGGTTTCATCGCTGCCCGGCACGGTATAGGCGCGGCGCAGCAGGCGCAGTTCGGCATCGCCGGGGCCGGTCGCGGCGGCGCCTGTGACATCGCCGCCATTCGCAATGGGCAGGGTGGTGTCATAAAGCGAATCCGAGATGACGATGGCTGTGCCGTCCGCTTCGATCTGCCAGTACCAGCCAGATATGGGGGCGGAAAACCGCGGATCACCCGGCACGTCGTAAAGCTGCGCCAGACCCTGCTGGTCGGCGCGTGTCCCTGCAATGAGGGAATCCGCGACAGCGCTTGCCTCGGTATCGAAACGGTCGGTGATGAAGTCGCGCAGAATGCCGCCGATGATCAGATAGGCAGCCAGCAGCGCCGCAGTCAGCCACGCCGCCGACAGCCAGAGCAGCCTGCCACGGATCGAGTTCCAGCCGATCACCTGGTGCGGGCTTTCAGAGCGTTCCGGTCAAGCAATACATATCCTTCGCCCCGGCGTGTTTCGATGACGCCCTCTCCGACTTTCTTCCGCAGCCTGCCGATAACCACTTCGATGGATTTGAAATCCCGGTCAGCATTGGCGTCATACAGATGTTCGGCAAGCTCCGAGCGCGACACGACCCGGTTCTTGTGATGGATCAGATAGGACAGGATCCGGGTCTCGAACGCGGTCAGCTTCAGTGGCGACCCTTCACGGGTGATAACGCTTAGCTGGCTGTCCAGTTTCAGCACACCCGCCGAGATAACCGTCTGGGCGTGACCCGCCGCCCGCCGGACCAGAGTTTGCGCACGGATCACCACCTCATCCAGCCGGAACGGTTTGACGGCATAATCATCTGCACCTGCACGAAACCCGGCCACCTTGTCGGCCCATTCGCCCCGCGCCGTCAGGATCAGAACCGGCATGGTGATACCGGATTCGCGCCAGCTTGTCAGAACCTCGATCCCCGGCATACCGGGGAGGCCGAGGTCCAGAACCGCCACGTCATAGGTTTCCGTGGCACCGAGAAACTCACCCTCTTCGCCATCTGCCGCGCAATCGGTGACAAAGCCTGCATCCTGCATGGCCTTGCTGAGCTGATCGGACAGGGTAGAATCATCTTCGATAATCAGGCACCGCATTTACTCGTGATCTCCTTCATCGTGATGTCGCGCGGCGGTCAATCCCCGGCCGCGCACATCCAGAATCCGCCCGGTTTCGGCATCTAGGCGAATGCGGATGACATTGTTTTGCGGGCTGAGCAATGTCAGCTCATGCACCGCATGCACCCCCGAGGCGAATTCGAACGCTTTCGGAGAATCCAGACGTGCGCCAAGCAACCGGCCGTGGAAGCGTTCCTTCACGATCATGACGATCTTCGGAAATGGCATCAGCTCCGCCAGCTTCACAGGCTCGGCGGTCAGCGGTGTGCACAGGGCCAGACATATCAGGGCGACGCGGATCATTTGGAAATAGTATGTGCCAGCAGGTAAACCAAAGCCAAATACTCCGTTGGTGAATGGTTCGTAAACGATTCGCTAATCAGGTCACATCCGGGGCAATTCCCCGTGCGAATTTGAAAGGAAGTAAAATGATCAGCAAACTGAAAACATCCGTTGCGAGCCTTGCATTGATCGCGGCTTTCGGCACCGGTCTGGCTTTCGCGCAGACGGAGGCTCAGCCGCAGGTCCAGCCTGCCCCGGCGGAAAACGCCGCGCCGGGTGGCTCGGAAACCCAGCTGCCCGCGATCCTTCAGGGTGAGGGCTTTACCGATGTCGAAACCCGTCCGGGACGTCGCGGCGGTGCCTTCGCCAAAGGCACGATTGCAGAAAGCGGCAAGGATTTTCAGGCGATGATCGGCCCGGATGGGCAGCTTGTGGCGATCCGCACGGCTGAAGGGTCCTCATTGCCTCAGTCTCTGGTCGATGAGATGCTGTCGCAGGCGGCGCGGGACAATGCCGTGACCGCTGAAATCACCGAGCTGAATGCGATCGGCACCCGTGGCGATGCGGTGATGATCTCGGGACAGGATGCCTCGGGCGACACGGTCCGCATCGAATTCGGCGCGGATGGCGAGCTGGTGCATTTCTCTCGCGGTGAGGAAAAGCACGATGGCGACGGTCCGCGTGGCGATATGCGCAAGCCGATGGGACCGGGCGGCGATATGCATGACGACAAGGAACGTGAAGGCGACAAGGAAGCCGATCACGACCACGAAGACGATGACAAGGCGGATGACCATCCCGAACGCAAGGATGCACCGCGCGGCGACCGTGGCGAGCGGCGTCCCGGCGGCGATCCTGCCCGCATGATCCAGCCTTCTGCGCCGGAAGGCCACCAGCCGATGCCGATGGGCGAACGTGCTGCGCCTGAGGCCGGTGGTGCTGCTCAGCCCGGCGATGCGCCGCAGCCGGTCGATGAAGCCGCGCTGCGTTCAGCGGTCGAGGAAGCCGGATATACCGAGCTTGGGACCATCCGTCCCGAAGGTCCCGGTGCCACGGTCGAGGCGGTGAACCCGCAGGGCGAAGAAGTTGTCGTGACGGTCAGCCCGGAAGGCGAGGTCGTCCGCGAAACTGCTCGCTGATCACCGCCAGCCGGTAACAGCATTGGGGCGCGGTCCGAAACGGCCCGCGCCTTTCTTGCGTTAGGGCTGCTGCAAGGCGTTCAGCAGAAGCGACAGGGCATGTTCGACCGTCGCCATGCGAACCTGCTTGCGCCCAAGAGGCCCGAAATCGATGGTTTCCGTGCGAATGCCGTTGGGATCTGCGATGCCGAAACAGACCCTGCCTTCCGGTTTGTGATCCGATCCGCCCGGCCCGGCGATGCCGGTCACCGAAACCGCCAGCCCCGCCTCTGAGCGGTCATAAGCGCCCTTCGCCATTTCAGCGGCGACCTCTTCACTGACTGCGCCAAATTGCGCCAGCGTGTCAGAGCCGACGCCAAGCATCTCGCGCTTTGCGGCGTTGGAATAGGTAACGAAGCCGCGATCCACCACATCGGATGATCCGGCGATATCGGTCAGTGCCGCCGCGATCATCCCGCCGGTACAGCTTTCCGCCGTGGCGATCATGACGCCTTTGTCACGGGCGGCGTTCAGCACATCCGAGGCCCGGCTCACATCAGGAATCCGTGGCTGATCCCGGCTGCGATGATCGTGGCGATCCCGGCGAACAGCCCGGCCCAGAGGTCATCCAGCATCACGCCGCGCGTGCCGCCCTCACGGTCGGCGCGTCCGACCAGCCAGGGCTTCCAGATGTCGAACAGGCGGAAGAACAGGAAGGCCGCGACCCAGCCGGGATAGGGAAAATCGGTCGAGGGCAGTCCCATATACCAGAAGCCGAAAGAGGGAAAACACAGCGCCAGCCACTGCCCCGCAACCTCGTCGATCACGATCTCGGAGCGGTCCGGGTCCTCCATCCCCGCCGTATAGCGCGGCACGGCCCAGAAGCCGAGCGCGGTGACGGCGGCGGTCGCCAGCAAGAGCAGCGGGAAATGCCCGACCCAGTGGATCAGAACGCCGAGGGCGATGGCGACCAGAGACCCCCAAGTGCCGGGGGCGGGTCGCATATTTCCTGCGCCGAACCAGGTACAGAGCAGCTTTTCCATGATCATTCCTTTATCAGCGTGGCGGTGGCGATGGCGGCGATGCCCTCGCCGCGCCCGGTGAAGCCCAACCGCTCCGAGGTGGTTGCTTTCACCGAGATGCGCGTGGGCTCGGTCCCGGTGATCTCGGCCAGCTTCGCCTGCATTTCTTTCGCATGGGGGCCGATCTTGGGTGCCTCACAGATCAGCGTGACATCCGCATTGCCGATCCGGAAACCGCGTTCCCGCGCCAGTCCCGCTGCGTGGCGCAGGAAGATCACGCTGTCGGCCCCTTTCCATTGCGGATCGGAGGGGGGGAAGTGACGCCCGATATCGCCCTCTGCCAGAGCGCCATAGATTGCGTCGGTCAGCGCATGCATCCCGACATCGGCATCGGAATGGCCTTTGAGGGCGCGGTCATGGTCGATCCTGATGCCGCACAGTGTCACATGATCGCCATCCTCGAAGGCGTGAACGTCGAATCCATTGCCGAGGCGTATATCCATATCGGTCCCCAATATGCGGCGGGCGCGGTCGAAATCCGGCCCGTAGGTGAGTTTCAGATTATCCTCGGAACCCGGCGTGATGGCCACCTCATGCCCGGCGCGGCGGGCCAGCTCCACATCATCGGCGGCCCCTTCCGGAAACGCGCGATGGGCGGCAAGAATTGCGTCCAGCCGGAAACCCTGAGGCGTCTGGGCCCGAAAAAGCCCCTCGCGGGATTGCATGGCGACGACATGCCCGTCCTCGCCGCGCCACAGTGCATCGCTGACCGGAAGCGCAGGCGCGGCGGCGATTGACCCTTCTTGCAGCGCATCGGTTACGCCCGAAATCACCGCTTCGCTGACCAGAGGCCGTGCGCCGTCATGGATCAGCACATGGGTGATATCGCTGTGCTCCAGCACCTCAAGCCCGGCCCGGACGCTGTCAGAGCGCGTCGCGCCGCCTGCCACCAGCGTGACCGCACCGCTCAGCTCGGCCACGCCCTGCGCCATGTCGTCGGGATGCAGAACCACGACAATGCGCCGGAAGCCGGAAAATGCCGCGATGCTGCGTGCCAGCACGCTGCGCCCCGCCAGATCGCGCCATTGCTTCGGTGTCCCGCCCATGCGGGTGCCGCGACCTGCGGCGGTGACGATGACGGCGAATGTATCGGGACGTTTCATGGCCCGAAGCTCTATGCCACAGATGCGGGTCGTGCAATCGGGACGATTGTCCCCTGTCTCTCGGCGCAAGCCCGGGGTAGAAAGGCGGCGGATCAGGAAAGGAACCGCGACATGACCGAAGCCAGCCCCGCAGATATCGCCAAGAATGCCGCCGCCGAGGCCGCCGTCGCTCTGGTCGAGGACGGAATGAGGCTGGGCCTCGGCACCGGATCGACGGCCGTGTTCATGGTCCGGCGGCTGGCGGAACGGGTCAAGGCTGAAGGTCTGACGCTGCGCTGCGCCGCGACCAGCAAATCCACCGCTGAACTGGCCGAAAGCCTCGGCCTGCGGATCGAGGCGCTTGACGAGATCGGCTGGCTCGATCTGACGCTGGACGGCGCGGATGAGGTCGATCCGGATCTGAACCTGATCAAGGGCGCGGGCGGTGCGCTGCTGCGCGAAAAGATCGTCGCGATGGCCTCTGACCGGATGGTGGTCATGGCCGATGGCAGCAAGGTCGTCGATGTCCTAGGCGCGTTTCATCTGCCGGTCGAGGTTATCGAGTTCGGCTGGCAGACGACTCAGGCGCTGATCGCGCGGGTGCTGGATGAGCAGGGGCTGGATCACCGTCCCATCCTGCTGCGCCAGTCCGATGATGCGGCCTACAGGACCGATGAGGGCAATCTGATCCTCGATCTGGCTCTGGAGC
This sequence is a window from Paracoccus aerodenitrificans. Protein-coding genes within it:
- the rpiA gene encoding ribose-5-phosphate isomerase RpiA, with the translated sequence MTEASPADIAKNAAAEAAVALVEDGMRLGLGTGSTAVFMVRRLAERVKAEGLTLRCAATSKSTAELAESLGLRIEALDEIGWLDLTLDGADEVDPDLNLIKGAGGALLREKIVAMASDRMVVMADGSKVVDVLGAFHLPVEVIEFGWQTTQALIARVLDEQGLDHRPILLRQSDDAAYRTDEGNLILDLALERIEDPARLSAALNAIPGVVENGLFLHICDLAIIGRPDGSVAELTAEGSEEEVE
- a CDS encoding CinA family protein, which encodes MSRASDVLNAARDKGVMIATAESCTGGMIAAALTDIAGSSDVVDRGFVTYSNAAKREMLGVGSDTLAQFGAVSEEVAAEMAKGAYDRSEAGLAVSVTGIAGPGGSDHKPEGRVCFGIADPNGIRTETIDFGPLGRKQVRMATVEHALSLLLNALQQP
- a CDS encoding glycosyltransferase; translated protein: MKILLVHQNFPGQFLHLAPELARRGHEVLALTDQKNDRPSPVRVVKYKTPVDITCSQTFAETYANYVERGFMAARGARALRDRYNYYPDVIFGHSGWGETLFLREIWPDAKLLVYAELLYRTRGHDVGFDPEVVKNLDNSRFATTARNAHLAMGILQCDAALSPTRYQAGSFPPELQSKITVIHDGIDSEKMRPEPDAEVTLPNGRVLRAGDEVLTYVSRSLEPYRGFHIFMRALPDVLEARPDAQVVMIGGDGVSYGGKPHDAESWKAKMLAEVGDRLDLSRVHFLGRVNYGDYRRVIQVGRVHCYLTYPFVLSWSLTEAMSAGAYIVASGTEPVRELIRDGENGRLVPFFDIPALSGALIRGLSNEDPDAGALRRAARQTILDGYDLRRHSLPRLVEWVERFGPPPGPAPGGSGLSRLESGQGDPG
- a CDS encoding PepSY domain-containing protein, with translation MIRVALICLALCTPLTAEPVKLAELMPFPKIVMIVKERFHGRLLGARLDSPKAFEFASGVHAVHELTLLSPQNNVIRIRLDAETGRILDVRGRGLTAARHHDEGDHE
- a CDS encoding ABC transporter ATP-binding protein, which translates into the protein MSGDHKDRDPARIAAEAMQSPLPSKTPVPVDLDHVEPSPSGAPDSATTTETFTHPSSIPDEIVLEIRDLHVGFSQDGRIVPAVKGVSLSVGRGETVALVGESGSGKSVTALSTVQLLGDSALPEGSVSYDGKELIGAPEKLLREIRGNDISFIFQEPMTSLNPLHTLEKQLSESIALHQGLRGQAARARIVELLTRVGIRDPETRLQDYPHQFSGGQRQRIMIAMALANGPELLIADEPTTALDVTIQAQILDLLAQLKRDEGLSMLFISHDLGIVRRIADRVCVMKDGVIVEQGPVEAIFSEPRHPYTRKLLAAEPTGRADPVPETARTIVQTDDLKVWFPIKRGLLRRTVGHVKAVDGATLSLREGETLGIVGESGSGKTTLALAIMRLIESDGPILYLGDDISGWRASRLRRLRRDMQIVFQDPFGSLSPRMTIEQIIAEGLGVHGVEKGRNRREMVAAIMTEVGLNPDSMHRYPHEFSGGQRQRIAIARAMILQPKVVVLDEPTSALDMTVQVQIVELLRKLQRDHGLAFLFISHDLRVVRAMSHKIMVMRAGEVVEQGSTGKIFDAPETEYTCQLMEAAFRDRPV
- a CDS encoding phosphatidylglycerophosphatase A family protein: MIMEKLLCTWFGAGNMRPAPGTWGSLVAIALGVLIHWVGHFPLLLLATAAVTALGFWAVPRYTAGMEDPDRSEIVIDEVAGQWLALCFPSFGFWYMGLPSTDFPYPGWVAAFLFFRLFDIWKPWLVGRADREGGTRGVMLDDLWAGLFAGIATIIAAGISHGFLM
- a CDS encoding bifunctional 2-C-methyl-D-erythritol 4-phosphate cytidylyltransferase/2-C-methyl-D-erythritol 2,4-cyclodiphosphate synthase, yielding MKRPDTFAVIVTAAGRGTRMGGTPKQWRDLAGRSVLARSIAAFSGFRRIVVVLHPDDMAQGVAELSGAVTLVAGGATRSDSVRAGLEVLEHSDITHVLIHDGARPLVSEAVISGVTDALQEGSIAAAPALPVSDALWRGEDGHVVAMQSREGLFRAQTPQGFRLDAILAAHRAFPEGAADDVELARRAGHEVAITPGSEDNLKLTYGPDFDRARRILGTDMDIRLGNGFDVHAFEDGDHVTLCGIRIDHDRALKGHSDADVGMHALTDAIYGALAEGDIGRHFPPSDPQWKGADSVIFLRHAAGLARERGFRIGNADVTLICEAPKIGPHAKEMQAKLAEITGTEPTRISVKATTSERLGFTGRGEGIAAIATATLIKE
- a CDS encoding sensor histidine kinase, giving the protein MIGWNSIRGRLLWLSAAWLTAALLAAYLIIGGILRDFITDRFDTEASAVADSLIAGTRADQQGLAQLYDVPGDPRFSAPISGWYWQIEADGTAIVISDSLYDTTLPIANGGDVTGAAATGPGDAELRLLRRAYTVPGSDETLTATVTVPQAEIDTALAAVRRPLALTLIVLGVGLALAVLLQVTAGLSALKRMGQDLRKVHSGSANALPRPDAAELQPVADEINALILRNGEQLARTREQIGNLAHSLKTPLMALQGEMAADDPRQAMIQRMDRQIGWHLKRARSAAGGRRVLGQRTELAPVVEDISLVLRHTLQDAGITLEKQIPPGFSLPVEQQDAQEMLGNLMENASKWTRSRIMVRAGLDEGRITVTICDDGPGMADEDYARALSRGTRLDERGAGSGLGLAIVADLAALNGGTLKLGRDDDLGGLSARITLPAL
- a CDS encoding response regulator transcription factor, giving the protein MRCLIIEDDSTLSDQLSKAMQDAGFVTDCAADGEEGEFLGATETYDVAVLDLGLPGMPGIEVLTSWRESGITMPVLILTARGEWADKVAGFRAGADDYAVKPFRLDEVVIRAQTLVRRAAGHAQTVISAGVLKLDSQLSVITREGSPLKLTAFETRILSYLIHHKNRVVSRSELAEHLYDANADRDFKSIEVVIGRLRKKVGEGVIETRRGEGYVLLDRNALKARTR